In Methanofollis sp., one genomic interval encodes:
- a CDS encoding biotin transporter BioY, whose translation MYGSEERSRIIAESAGFVALIAAGSWVSIPFVPVPLTLQTFFVLLAGVVMKRWAVVPAALYLLLGLLGLPVFHNGTAGIGVLMGPTGGFIVGFIAAALIAGLAYERDAEMVRIAGLAAASIAIYLFGVSWLAYSTGMGLVAATLVGMVPFLPGDAVKAAAAYIVGRRLA comes from the coding sequence ATGTACGGCAGCGAAGAGCGTTCCCGCATTATCGCAGAGTCCGCCGGCTTTGTCGCCCTGATAGCGGCGGGCTCCTGGGTCTCGATTCCCTTCGTCCCCGTGCCCCTCACCCTCCAGACCTTCTTCGTCCTCCTCGCGGGGGTGGTCATGAAGAGGTGGGCGGTGGTGCCCGCGGCCCTGTACCTCCTCCTCGGTCTCCTCGGCCTGCCCGTCTTCCACAACGGCACGGCGGGCATCGGCGTCCTGATGGGGCCGACAGGGGGTTTCATCGTCGGGTTCATCGCCGCGGCCCTTATCGCGGGCCTGGCGTACGAGAGAGACGCCGAGATGGTCAGGATCGCCGGCCTTGCCGCCGCCTCGATCGCGATCTACCTCTTCGGGGTCTCGTGGCTTGCATATTCGACCGGCATGGGACTTGTGGCCGCAACTCTCGTCGGGATGGTGCCCTTCCTCCCGGGCGACGCCGTCAAGGCGGCGGCCGCGTATATCGTCGGACGACGTCTGGCATGA